In the Leptolyngbya sp. FACHB-261 genome, CTTCCAAATACACAGCCGATCCTGAGACATGACACTCAAGCGTAGACACTTTCTAATGTTTCTGGGGGCAGGCGCGGGTTCAGCAGCCCTTGGTCCTCTCTATCGCCCGAACCAGCCGTTCTCGATGCCCTTTACGCCTGAGGCAGCAACGGCAGCTACACCAGGCGCCCTGACCTTCAGTCCAATTAAAGGGCCAATGCCTCTAGCCACTGACGGTGTCTCTCAGGAAAAGCAAACCGAGACGTACACCAACTACGAGGTTAAGGACGATCTGGTTCTGCCCGAAGGCTTTACCTACAACGTGATCGCCGCTTGGGGAGACAAGGTGGGCGATTCACGCTTTGGCTACAACAACGACTATGTCAGTGTCATTGAGACTGGCAATGGGCAGGGCTATCTTTGGGCTAATTTCGAATACATCAGCAGTGTGTCCTGGACCCAATCGTTCCAACAAGTAATTGGCAAGTCCTTGCCCTTCGATGAAGTGAAAGCTGCAATCCCTAAAGACGAAAAGGGAGAATTGCAAGGCATTGATGCTTTTGCGCTGCCGGACAGCAACCCACTCAAGCAGAAAATTCGCCAAATCAGCATCGAAGCCTTGCGCGACCAAGGCGGTGGGGTGATCGGTGTGCAAAAGAACCGCGATGGCAGCTGGACCCGCAAACCAGGGGTTGCCGACCGGCGTATCACCGGCATTTCCGGGCTGGAAGACAACCGCTACCTGCGCACCACTGGACCATCGGCAGCTGTGTTTCGCAAGGCCCAAGTGCAGGGTTATACCGACCGATTAGGGGACCGCATTATTGGCTCCTTTGGTAACTGCTCGGGTGGTACTACCCCCTGGGGCACCGTTTTGAGCGCCGAGGAGAACTTCCAAAGCCAAGTGGCAGAGCCAGTACATGCCGATGGCAGTTCTTTCCCACCCTCGACGCGCAAGTTTAATATTGATGCTGAAGAAGTCGGCGGCCAAGGTAATGTCTTAGGTCTAGCGGGCAATAAATATGGCTGGATTGTGGAAGTCGATCCCGCGAACCCACGGGATTACGGCACCAAGCACACTTGGCTGGGCCGTTTTCGTCATGAAGCAGTAGGGATTCGGGCTGAGACAGGCAAGCGAGTTGCTTTCTACTCGGGCTGTGACCGTCGTGGGGGTCACCTCTACAAGTTTGTCAGTCAGGAAGCCGTGCGCAATGTAGCGGATAAGAGCAATTCGCGTCTACTAGAGCGCGGCATGCTCTATGTAGCTAAGTTCAACGCCAATGGCACAGGCCGCTGGATTCCACTTCAGGCCACCACACCAGTAGATCCCACCCTGCCCAGCACGATCGAAGGTGGCATGATCACCCTGCCTAAACGCCCTGACGGTGGCTTCGACAAAGTCAAAGAGGATGGCAAGGTTCAGGAATTCAAGCAGCAGTTCAAGACCCTAGGCGACCTGTACAGCGGCAACAATGCCCAAGAAGTTCAGGGCGCTATCTTGATCGACGCTCACTACGCTGCCAATGCTGCTGGTGCAACCTGTACCGCTCGTCCTGAGGATACTGACCTGGCTGCTGATGGTTCGCTCTACATCACTTTCACCTCTGGCGCTGCCAGTAGCAGCGATGGTGGTCCTGAAAAGGCAATCTTTAAGGGTCCAGATGGCTCTACAGCTTATGAGTACGGCTTCATCACTCATTTGATTGAAGAGGGCAATGACCCAGCAGCCATGAATTTCCGTTGGCGGCACTTCAGCTTAGGCGGTGAGCCTGCCGAGGGCGGTATGGGTTTTGCCAACCCAGATAATTTGCTGCTGGACAAGGCCGGCAACATCTGGATGGTCACTGATATGTCCAGCGATAAACATAATCGAGCGGTGCCAAGCCGAGTCGATAAAGAGGGCAAGCCCGTTAGCCAGTCTAATCTTCGGGGCTTGTTTGGCAACAACTCGATCTGGTTCATTCCGACCTCTGGTGCGAGTGCTGGTCAGGCTTACCTCTTTGGTTATGGGCCAACGGATAGTGAAACCACTGGGCCATTCTTTAGCCGGGATGAGCAAACTCTGTTCCTAGCCGTGCAACACCCTGGTGAAGTCGGGGGGATTCGCAAGGATATGGCAGATGAGACCCGGCAGTACGCGATGCGCACCGTCGATGGCAAGGAGTTTATGCAAACTCGCAAAGTGCCGATTGGCTCCAACTGGCCAGCTAAGCAAGCCAATCTGCCCCCTCGCCCGGCAGTGGTTGCAATCCGCAAAACTAATGGCGGCAAGCTGACTTGAGGCTTGGCTTCCCTGGCTTGGCTGGCTTAAGCGGCTGTGTCTGCTTGTCGTCAGCCTGCTTGTTGTCAGCCCGCTTCTAGTAGGGCTTTAAAAGTGTGGGCCCAGGGGTAGACCTAAAGGTCTGCCCCCATTTCTATGGCCTTTTGATGTCGACCCATTTGAGCGCTGCAAGCTGGTGATGCCCTAGTTGATGCTCAGCTGTTGGGGATTGGGGCAGCAGTTACACAAGCGGACAGTCGGTAGAAGGTCTTGCAATTTGTGCCGAATTTCAGCCAAGTGTCGTTTTGCTGACAGCAACCGGCTCTCAACTTCCTCAAGCCTTAATAGGTCGGAAGTTGAATTGCCATGAGCCTGCCCGTAAAGTGCATCAGCCAGTATCCGTGCAGCTTCTAGCGTTTCAGCTAGATAGTAGCTGCTCTCCACGAACAGACGCTCCACATCCTCATCACGCCCCGACATATGACAAGTACCAGGTCAACCGTCGTTCACCTTAAAACAACTTCGAGGGCAGAACGTCTGAGTTTGGGAAGAAGACGAAGGGACAACCTCAAACTTCTCCAAGCGTTCCCTTCAGCAAAGAGCCAAGCGTTCGCGCTCAGAACCCTCTATCGCCAGTGGAACTTGTCAGTGGCAACAGCCACACATAGTGACAAGCGAGCTGCGCTGCTGGAGTATACGGTCAATTTCACCCCTGATCTCAGTCAAGTGACGGCTCGCCTCCTCTAGCCTGAGCTGAGCTTTAACCAGCTTGCTCCGAGGTATACCAGTTGGACGTCCGTCGATCTGGCCTGGCAATGCCTCAGTGATTGTAGTAGATGCCTCTACAAAGTCTGCTAGCCAAAACGACAACTCGGCCAGAAGCGTTAACAGTTCTGCATCATGATCAGACATGGTTCACCTTCGGGCTCCACTCATGCTCACAGTAATTGCAACTTTGCTCGGTAGCACCCAAAGACCAGGCTTACTAACCGAGTCTTTATATCAAGGTCTTGTATAAACTACTACACCCGCTCTTAACAAAGCAATACAAAGCGACCAAACTAGAGCTGATTCTTTAGCAAAGATAAAGAAGAGATGAGCTTAAGACAATGATTTGCAACACAGGTTAATCCTGCTCAAAGGTTCGGCCTAGAGCAGCAGGAGGGGTCACTCGGATCGTCTGCAAGGCTGTTCGCCTTAGAGAGGCAGGCAGTGGCGAGAGCAGCCGATCTAGCCAATCGCTGGAGGTCAGCACCAACACCAGAATCATCAACACAAAGGGAGCCACCGTGAAGACCTGGGTGGGTACCGCTTGGATCGTACTTTGCGCAACGCTGGCAAAAGACTGCAGAATGCCGAACAGATAAGCACCTAGGGCAACCCGGATGGGGTTCCAGCCACCAAAAATCACAATTGCCAAGGCAATCCAGCCATAACCCGCAGTATGCCGATGGCTCCAGCCTGCTTTGAAATCTAGAGAGAAAGCAGCGCCAGCAATTCCCATCAGAGCCCCACCTACCAGAGTGTAAAGGTAGCGCATCAAAACGACATTGGTGCCCCGTGCAAAGGCGGCGGCTGGTTGCTCGCCAATTGCTCTTAACAACAGGCCGCTTCGCGTGCGGTAGAAGTAAACCCAAGTGGCAATGATCAGGGCATAGCTGATGTAGACCAGCCAATCACTTTGAAACAATAGAGGTCCCACAATTGGAATGTCTTGCAGCACCGGAATTTTGAAACTGGGCACGGTGGGACCGGGAATGCGCACGACCGGATTACCGAGAAAAGAAGATAGGTCACCGCACAGCAAAGCCAAGACAAAACCAATCGCGATCTGAGACTGTTGCAGGCTGATCGCGGCGTAGGCAACCACTAAAGCAATCAGAGCCCCCACCACCGCAGCGCTTGCAAAACCCAACAGCAAGCTATTAGTGGTTTTGGCAACTGCAAAGCCAACCATCGCCGAGAGCAGAATCGTGCCCTCGGCTGAAAGATTAATCACCCCAGCTCGTTCTGTAATCGTTTCACCGATACAAGCAAAGACCAGGGGAGTTGCGGTGGCAATTGCTGTGGCGAGGATGCCAATTAACTGTGCTGAATCCATGCTAAATCTATCAGGCTCATTGGACTATTTAGAAATTTCTAAACCAAGATGCTTCCTAAGCAAATATTTCTAAGAATTTTTGAGACCATTCTTTCTTTCACTGAAACCACGGCCTAAAACAGCAAACAAGACTAAGGTGCCCTGGATTACACCTGCCAGGGAAGACTCTAGTTGTAGAGCCAGTGGCAATTGCAAACTGCCGATATTTAAGGCACTAAAGAAAAAGGCAACCGGCACAATGAACAGGGCATTGAAGCCGACCAACATCACTACTAGCAGTGCCAGAAAACCAAGATTGCTGGAGATATTAGGAATCAAACGATGAAATACCCCAACCACTTGCAAAGCGCCCGCAATACCAGCAAAGGCACCACAAATTGCAAAAGAGCTTAGGAGTTGCCTCACAGCAGGAATGCCCAAAACATAAGATGCTCGCAAGTTTTGGCCCACAGCGCGGAGCTTGAGGCCAAAGTGAGTGCCGCGAATCACCACCACAGTTACAACCACGGCTAAGGCGGCCAGGATTAAAGAAATTGGGCTCGCTTCTGTATTGCCAAAGGTGCTCAGCCACAGCGACTCATTTAACAATTCAGTGCCACTCATTGAGGCAACACCAGGCCGCTTCCAGGGGCCGAAAATCAAGTAGAGCGTTAAGCCTTGGGCAACAAAATTTAGGCCCAGCCCGGCAAAAATCTCGTTGACTTTGCCATATACATTCAGCACACCTGCGAACAGCCCCCAAATTGCCCCACCGATTGTGCCAGCTACCAGTGCCAAGGCAATGACTAATGGAGCAGGTATAGCCCCTTCCAACAATCGAAGTAGGGCAGTCGTAGCGATTGCACCCACTGCAATTTGTCCCTCGATCCCTAAGTTATAGAGCCCGGCGGTGAAGGTGAACACTAACCCACTAGCGCATAGTAGCAGTGGGGCTAGTGTGGACAGCACCCGTGCAAATTGATCGGCAGTGCCGAAAGCGCCATCCCACAAGCTAGCGACCACTTGAAAAGGGGAGACACCCGATAAAGCAATGACTATAGCAATAAACAACAGCGACACCACAAAGGAGCCAACTTGATAGTAATTAGACCTCGATAGCAGGTTGCTTTTCATCTGTGGTTTTCACTGATGGTTTGCAGGTAAATTCGCTTCAATTTGACTCAATCTCTCTATAAATATCAGCCAGTCTCAAGGGATAGTTATCAGAAACAGCTATAGCAGGCAGTTATGATTGCCTTCCATGTTTACTGGCTACCCTGTAGAGCCTTGAGTTTAGCTTTTGCGTCAGGCAAGGTTTCAACCCAAAAAGCCTCCGCGAGATGCTGTTTCTGGATCAGATTGGCCAAATCAGTTATGCAGTAAAGTGGCTCCACACGAGTAACAATACCAGCCGGCAGATCTCGGCTGAAGTACTTAGCTCTAAAATCGTATCGGTACGGTCGGTGGACCATATTGAGCAGTTCCACTAAGGGCCGAAGCGTGAAGGCATGATAGTTGGTCAGAGCTTCTATCAAACGCCCCCGATTAATTTCTTTCTTGACCAAGACTTGCAAAAAATCGAACGTCATACTGAGCTGAGCCAGCCTCTCTTGCATTCTTAGAAAATGTTCGCTCCGGTTGAGGGGAGGTGGAACCACAAGATTTGCTTTATCAAAACCAATTACCACGTTGCCATGTCGTTCCACCTCCAGAAAGTGGTTGGCATGGCTGTGCTGTATTAGAACAAAATCAATAAACAAGAATGGGCTCACACCAGCTAGCTGATAAAAGCATTGGCCATGACCATGCCAAGTCGGTTCAGGCACCCTCCACTTAAATTGAATTGGAGCCAGGGTCCGGAGTGATTTTTCTAGAGCGTCAAAAGTTTCTTGTACATGATTGTCTTGAACAATTACCTGAAGATCGAGGTCTGACCACTCATCGGTATAGCCCTGTGCTTCTGACCCTCCTTGCCAAAAAGCCAAAACGAAATCTAAGGGCTGTAGGGCGGCAATGATCGTCTCTAAAATTGCTGTTCTCATAGTGAGGGACAGTGAGCTTAGAGCGGCATTGTTTTGGATTCAGGTAGCAATGCCTGCCCTGCCCCTTGCCCCTCAAATTTGCCACCGATCATCTGGCCGAGTTGATCAACGGTCAAGCTAGCCACATCAATCGGTTCGGAGACTTTACCACCGCTAAATACAATCACCCGGTCACTGTACTGCATGATTTCGTCTAGATCAGATGAAGCGAACAAAATTGCAGTGCCAGTCTGACAACGAGCCATGAGTTGCTCCCAAACCCAGAGCGATGATTCAATGTCTAAGCCACGAGTCGGGTGCTCCATCAATACCAGATTTAACGGCGTAGGCAAAAGCGCTAGTTGGGTGCGCTGTTGATTACCCCCAGAGAGCCGCTCAACGCGAGTATTGGGTTTGCCTCGGATATTAAATTGACTGATCCGTTGCTGAGCAACTTTGAGCATCTCGCTCCAACGAATGAACAGCCCAGGGGAAGGGCTGCGCAGGGCCACATGCTCTTGAATCGACAGGCCACTGATTAGCCCTTCTTTCAAGCGGTCTGCGGGTAAATAGCCAATACCAGAACGCAGGTAGTCTCGATAGGGTTTGCGCGTCAAGTTTGTCGCATTGAGATAAATACTGCCTGAGCCGGTCTGCAATAGCCCTGCACATAACAGCAGCAGTAGGTGCTGCCCACTCCCCTCCAAACCGGCTAAGCCAATGATTTCGCCACAGTGAACTGTGAGCTTGTCAATCTGTATTCTCAACCGCTCATCATTGAGAACTACCTGATTGAGTTGGAGTAAGACATCACTCTGGTGAGTTTTCGACTTCGTGGGCAAAGCTAACTCACGGCCAAACATTAACTCTACAAGTTGACTGGCAGGACAAGGGAGTTCAACATGACCCACCACCTGTCCCCGTCGCATCACCGTAACGCGGTCGCAAAGTTCTTCAACGTCCTCCAATTTATGTGAGACAAAAACAACTGATTTGCCCTCGCCAATTAGTTGCTTTAAGGCTGTGAACAAAGCAGTTTTTTGGGACGCTGAAATACCCGTTGTTGGTTCATCTAAAATTAGCGTCTCGACCCCCAATGAGAGCAGACGCAAAATTTCGAGTTGTTGGCGTTCTCCAACCGTGAGATTGCTCACCAAATCGTTCACATTCAAGTCGAAATTGAACTGAGCAGCCAATTGCCGAAACTCTCGAACTGCTGTCCGACGATTAGTGAAAAAAGCACTCTTGCGGCTGCCCGCCATAAAATTGTCCAGCACCGATAGGGGCGGAAAATCCAGCGGATCTTGGTGCAACATGCCAACGCCAGCGCGAATAGCATCGGCTGGCGTTCTAATCTCAACAGGCTGCCCCTTCAACACAATGCGGCCCTGGTCTCGAATAACAAAACCGCTGAGCACTTTGACCAGGGTGCTTTTACCAG is a window encoding:
- a CDS encoding PhoX family phosphatase, whose product is MTLKRRHFLMFLGAGAGSAALGPLYRPNQPFSMPFTPEAATAATPGALTFSPIKGPMPLATDGVSQEKQTETYTNYEVKDDLVLPEGFTYNVIAAWGDKVGDSRFGYNNDYVSVIETGNGQGYLWANFEYISSVSWTQSFQQVIGKSLPFDEVKAAIPKDEKGELQGIDAFALPDSNPLKQKIRQISIEALRDQGGGVIGVQKNRDGSWTRKPGVADRRITGISGLEDNRYLRTTGPSAAVFRKAQVQGYTDRLGDRIIGSFGNCSGGTTPWGTVLSAEENFQSQVAEPVHADGSSFPPSTRKFNIDAEEVGGQGNVLGLAGNKYGWIVEVDPANPRDYGTKHTWLGRFRHEAVGIRAETGKRVAFYSGCDRRGGHLYKFVSQEAVRNVADKSNSRLLERGMLYVAKFNANGTGRWIPLQATTPVDPTLPSTIEGGMITLPKRPDGGFDKVKEDGKVQEFKQQFKTLGDLYSGNNAQEVQGAILIDAHYAANAAGATCTARPEDTDLAADGSLYITFTSGAASSSDGGPEKAIFKGPDGSTAYEYGFITHLIEEGNDPAAMNFRWRHFSLGGEPAEGGMGFANPDNLLLDKAGNIWMVTDMSSDKHNRAVPSRVDKEGKPVSQSNLRGLFGNNSIWFIPTSGASAGQAYLFGYGPTDSETTGPFFSRDEQTLFLAVQHPGEVGGIRKDMADETRQYAMRTVDGKEFMQTRKVPIGSNWPAKQANLPPRPAVVAIRKTNGGKLT
- a CDS encoding ABC transporter ATP-binding protein → MQVELQHIYKRFGPIQANQDVSLTVEAGTIHGLLGENGAGKSTLVKVLSGFVIRDQGRIVLKGQPVEIRTPADAIRAGVGMLHQDPLDFPPLSVLDNFMAGSRKSAFFTNRRTAVREFRQLAAQFNFDLNVNDLVSNLTVGERQQLEILRLLSLGVETLILDEPTTGISASQKTALFTALKQLIGEGKSVVFVSHKLEDVEELCDRVTVMRRGQVVGHVELPCPASQLVELMFGRELALPTKSKTHQSDVLLQLNQVVLNDERLRIQIDKLTVHCGEIIGLAGLEGSGQHLLLLLCAGLLQTGSGSIYLNATNLTRKPYRDYLRSGIGYLPADRLKEGLISGLSIQEHVALRSPSPGLFIRWSEMLKVAQQRISQFNIRGKPNTRVERLSGGNQQRTQLALLPTPLNLVLMEHPTRGLDIESSLWVWEQLMARCQTGTAILFASSDLDEIMQYSDRVIVFSGGKVSEPIDVASLTVDQLGQMIGGKFEGQGAGQALLPESKTMPL
- a CDS encoding ABC transporter permease; the protein is MDSAQLIGILATAIATATPLVFACIGETITERAGVINLSAEGTILLSAMVGFAVAKTTNSLLLGFASAAVVGALIALVVAYAAISLQQSQIAIGFVLALLCGDLSSFLGNPVVRIPGPTVPSFKIPVLQDIPIVGPLLFQSDWLVYISYALIIATWVYFYRTRSGLLLRAIGEQPAAAFARGTNVVLMRYLYTLVGGALMGIAGAAFSLDFKAGWSHRHTAGYGWIALAIVIFGGWNPIRVALGAYLFGILQSFASVAQSTIQAVPTQVFTVAPFVLMILVLVLTSSDWLDRLLSPLPASLRRTALQTIRVTPPAALGRTFEQD
- a CDS encoding nucleotidyltransferase domain-containing protein; protein product: MRTAILETIIAALQPLDFVLAFWQGGSEAQGYTDEWSDLDLQVIVQDNHVQETFDALEKSLRTLAPIQFKWRVPEPTWHGHGQCFYQLAGVSPFLFIDFVLIQHSHANHFLEVERHGNVVIGFDKANLVVPPPLNRSEHFLRMQERLAQLSMTFDFLQVLVKKEINRGRLIEALTNYHAFTLRPLVELLNMVHRPYRYDFRAKYFSRDLPAGIVTRVEPLYCITDLANLIQKQHLAEAFWVETLPDAKAKLKALQGSQ
- a CDS encoding ABC transporter permease encodes the protein MKSNLLSRSNYYQVGSFVVSLLFIAIVIALSGVSPFQVVASLWDGAFGTADQFARVLSTLAPLLLCASGLVFTFTAGLYNLGIEGQIAVGAIATTALLRLLEGAIPAPLVIALALVAGTIGGAIWGLFAGVLNVYGKVNEIFAGLGLNFVAQGLTLYLIFGPWKRPGVASMSGTELLNESLWLSTFGNTEASPISLILAALAVVVTVVVIRGTHFGLKLRAVGQNLRASYVLGIPAVRQLLSSFAICGAFAGIAGALQVVGVFHRLIPNISSNLGFLALLVVMLVGFNALFIVPVAFFFSALNIGSLQLPLALQLESSLAGVIQGTLVLFAVLGRGFSERKNGLKNS